Proteins co-encoded in one Ziziphus jujuba cultivar Dongzao chromosome 9, ASM3175591v1 genomic window:
- the LOC107427412 gene encoding probable LRR receptor-like serine/threonine-protein kinase At1g07650 isoform X2, producing the protein MAAITSSSSHVTGFINGPMFFLKLALMLLLLLQLQPKITSTAQAAGVQLLPENEVKALREIGRKLNKKDWNFSDPCNNVPTVETPHTDQYNNTVVCNCSFPANRCHIHGIFLMGQDLDGVLPPSLSKLPYLRQVNLGKNILSGSIPPEVLSVNNLSGPIPAYLGNITSLRALGLESNLFSGSVPPEFGNLVNLETLFLNANNLTGGLPVTFSNLTKLRTLRISSNNFNGKIPDFFHKFKLLQALEMQASGLEGPIPSSLSGLDKLTELRISDLNSGISEFPDIKNMKGLEKLILRSCNIRGRIPEYIANLTNLEILDLSFNRLEGTIPNFGDVFGLTKIYLTSNKLTGLTPEWMIKERDNRYQIDLSYNNFSKNSLQPPTCRDSLNLYRSFSIQNKSILSECLNPCSKDKYSLHINCGGKQIIIGNIKYEGDEDAGAPAELFYNNSASWGFSNTGHFWDISSGRYQYITTNVSILRMNNSELYTTARLSPLSLTYFARCLANGNYTVKLHFAEIVFRDNISYYSVGRRMFDVYIQGKLELKDFNIEEEAHGVDKEVIVKRKAVVNDKTLEIRFQWTGKGTTGAPVRGIYGSLISAISVEADFKRPAESKGKIYIVVGVALAFCLVAFITLSILWWRGCFGGRESREQVLRGLDLKTGVFTFKQIKAATNNFDSGNKLGEGGFGSVYKGVLLDGTCIAVKYLSARSKQGNREFLNELGMISALEHPNLVKLHGCCVEGKQLVLVYEYMDNNSLAHSLFGQEEGGQLKLDWPTRQKICVGIAKGLTFLHEESALKIVHRDIKASNILLDRDLNPKISDFGLAKLDEEENTHITTRVAGTIGYMAPEYALWGYLTDKADVYSFGVVALELVTGKSNMKFHPSENYVCLLDWALVSQQKGNLMELVDPRFGSEFNKEEAIRMIKIALLCHNPSPALRPTMSTVVRMLEGRTPVHELIMDPSIYGDKLRFEALRNQFNSFTTESTSEF; encoded by the exons ATGGCTGCAATTACAAGCAGTAGTAGTCATGTTACTGGTTTCATCAATGGACCCATGTTCTTCCTCAAACTTGCTCTTATGTTGCTTCTGCTCCTCCAGCTGCAGCCAAAAATCACATCCACAGCTCAAGCTGCTGGGGTTCAACTTCTTCCAGAGAATGAAG TGAAAGCCTTGCGTGAAATAGGAAGAAAGCTGAATAAAAAAGACTGGAATTTCAGCGATCCATGCAACAACGTCCCAACCGTGGAAACCCCACATACCGATCAGTACAACAACACTGTCGTTTGCAACTGCTCTTTCCCTGCCAATCGATGCCACATCCATGGCAT TTTTCTCATGGGACAGGATCTGGATGGTGTGCTTCCACCATCACTGTCGAAGTTACCTTACCTCAGACAAGT CAATTTGGGCAAGAACATCCTCAGTGGTTCTATACCACCCGA GGTCCTCAGTGTGAACAATTTGTCTGGACCTATTCCTGCCTACTTGGGAAACATCACCTCTCTCAGAGCTTT GGGCCTGGAGAGCAACTTGTTTTCTGGAAGTGTTCCCCCTGAGTTTGGAAATTTGGTTAACTTGGAGACTCT CTTTCTTAATGCTAACAATCTCACTGGAGGGTTGCCTGTGACTTTCTCGAATCTGACTAAATTACGGACCCT AAGGATTAGCAGTAATAACTTCAATGGAAAAATACCTGACTTTTTCCACAAGTTTAAACTGCTTCAGGCCCT AGAGATGCAAGCAAGTGGTTTGGAAGGGCCAATTCCTTCTAGCCTTTCTGGCCTGGATAAGTTAACAGAACT AAGGATTAGTGACTTAAATAGTGGGATTTCAGAATTTCCAGACATAAAAAACATGAAAGGCTTGGAGAAGTT GATATTGAGGAGCTGTAACATAAGAGGAAGAATTCCTGAATATATAGCTAACTTGACAAACCTAGAAATTTT AGATCTTAGCTTTAACAGATTGGAAGGAACCATTCCCAATTTTGGAGATGTATTTGGATTGACTAAAAT ATATCTGACGAGTAACAAGCTTACTGGACTTACTCCAGAGTGGATGATCAAAGAAAGAGATAACCGCTA TCAAATAGATCTTTCTTACAATAATTTCTCTAAGAACTCTTTGCAACCACCTACTTGTCGAGACTCCTT GAATCTGTACAGAAGCTTTTCCATACAGAATAAATC AATACTCAGTGAGTGCCTGAATCCATGTTCAAAAG ACAAATATTCTTTGCATATAAATTGTGGTGGAAAACAAATCATTATTGGAAACATCAAGTATGAAGGGGATGAAGATGCAGGAGCTCCAGCAGAGTTGTTTTACAACAACTCGGCCAGTTGGGGTTTTAGTAACACAGGTCACTTTTGGGATATATCGAGTGGCCGTTACCAGTATATAACGACAAATGTGTCCATACTGAGAATGAACAATTCTGAATTGTACACAACCGCACgcctctctcctctttctctgaCATATTTTGCTCGTTGCTTAGCGAATGGAAATTATACAGTGAAACTTCACTTTGCAGAGATAGTATTCAGAGACAACATATCTTATTATAGTGTTGGAAGAAGAATGTTTGATGTTTATATTCAG GGGAAATTGGAgttgaaagattttaatattgaAGAGGAAGCACATGGAGTTGATAAGGAAGTGATAGTTAAGCGGAAAGCTGTTGTTAATGATAAGACTTTAGAGATCCGTTTCCAATGGACTGGGAAAGGTACAACAGGTGCTCCAGTAAGAGGAATATATGGTTCTCTTATATCAGCTATCTCAGTGGAGGCTG ATTTCAAACGTCCAGCtgaaagcaaaggaaaaatatacATTGTGGTTGGAGTTGCTTTAGCATTTTGCTTGGTTGCTTTTATAACTTTAAGCATTCTTTGGTGGAGAGGTTGTTTCGGAGGCAGGGAATCAAGAGAACAAG TTCTGAGAGGATTAGATTTGAAAACTGGTGTCTTTACATTCAAACAAATTAAAGCTGCAACTAACAACTTTGATTCTGGAAATAAGCTCGGTGAAGGCGGATTTGGATCTGTTTACAAG GGTGTATTATTAGATGGTACGTGTATTGCAGTTAAGTACCTTTCTGCAAGATCAAAGCAAGGGAATCGTGAATTTCTGAATGAATTAGGCATGATTTCTGCTTTAGAACATCCAAATCTTGTCAAATTGCATGGATGTTGTGTTGAAGGAAAGCAATTGGTGTTGGTGTATGAATACATGGATAACAACAGCCTTGCACATTCCTTGTTTG GTCAAGAGGAAGGAGGTCAATTGAAATTGGACTGGCCTACAAGGCAGAAAATATGTGTTGGCATTGCCAAAGGGTTAACTTTCCTGCATGAGGAATCGGCATTGAAAATTGTTCATAGAGACATTAAAGCTTCAAATATATTGCTTGATAGGGACCTCAACCCTAAGATTTCTGACTTTGGTCTAGCCAAACTGGATGAAGAGGAGAACACCCACATCACCACCAGAGTTGCCGGAACCAT AGGATACATGGCACCAGAGTATGCATTATGGGGTTATTTAACGGATAAAGCAGATGTCTACAGTTTCGGGGTTGTTGCATTGGAACTTGTGACTGGTAAAAGCAACATGAAATTTCATCCATCCGAGAATTATGTGTGCCTTCTAGATTGG GCCCTTGTTTCACAACAGAAGGGAAATTTAATGGAGCTGGTGGATCCAAGATTTGGATCAGAGTTCAATAAGGAAGAAGCTATTAGAATGattaaaattgctttattatgCCACAATCCATCCCCAGCACTTCGACCAACCATGTCTACTGTAGTGCGCATGCTTGAAGGCCGAACTCCCGTTCATGAATTGATCATGGATCCAAGTATTTATGGTGATAAATTGAGGTTTGAAGCCTTGA
- the LOC107427412 gene encoding probable LRR receptor-like serine/threonine-protein kinase At1g07650 isoform X1: MAAITSSSSHVTGFINGPMFFLKLALMLLLLLQLQPKITSTAQAAGVQLLPENEVKALREIGRKLNKKDWNFSDPCNNVPTVETPHTDQYNNTVVCNCSFPANRCHIHGIFLMGQDLDGVLPPSLSKLPYLRQVNLGKNILSGSIPPEWVSMKLEFLVLSVNNLSGPIPAYLGNITSLRALGLESNLFSGSVPPEFGNLVNLETLFLNANNLTGGLPVTFSNLTKLRTLRISSNNFNGKIPDFFHKFKLLQALEMQASGLEGPIPSSLSGLDKLTELRISDLNSGISEFPDIKNMKGLEKLILRSCNIRGRIPEYIANLTNLEILDLSFNRLEGTIPNFGDVFGLTKIYLTSNKLTGLTPEWMIKERDNRYQIDLSYNNFSKNSLQPPTCRDSLNLYRSFSIQNKSILSECLNPCSKDKYSLHINCGGKQIIIGNIKYEGDEDAGAPAELFYNNSASWGFSNTGHFWDISSGRYQYITTNVSILRMNNSELYTTARLSPLSLTYFARCLANGNYTVKLHFAEIVFRDNISYYSVGRRMFDVYIQGKLELKDFNIEEEAHGVDKEVIVKRKAVVNDKTLEIRFQWTGKGTTGAPVRGIYGSLISAISVEADFKRPAESKGKIYIVVGVALAFCLVAFITLSILWWRGCFGGRESREQVLRGLDLKTGVFTFKQIKAATNNFDSGNKLGEGGFGSVYKGVLLDGTCIAVKYLSARSKQGNREFLNELGMISALEHPNLVKLHGCCVEGKQLVLVYEYMDNNSLAHSLFGQEEGGQLKLDWPTRQKICVGIAKGLTFLHEESALKIVHRDIKASNILLDRDLNPKISDFGLAKLDEEENTHITTRVAGTIGYMAPEYALWGYLTDKADVYSFGVVALELVTGKSNMKFHPSENYVCLLDWALVSQQKGNLMELVDPRFGSEFNKEEAIRMIKIALLCHNPSPALRPTMSTVVRMLEGRTPVHELIMDPSIYGDKLRFEALRNQFNSFTTESTSEF; this comes from the exons ATGGCTGCAATTACAAGCAGTAGTAGTCATGTTACTGGTTTCATCAATGGACCCATGTTCTTCCTCAAACTTGCTCTTATGTTGCTTCTGCTCCTCCAGCTGCAGCCAAAAATCACATCCACAGCTCAAGCTGCTGGGGTTCAACTTCTTCCAGAGAATGAAG TGAAAGCCTTGCGTGAAATAGGAAGAAAGCTGAATAAAAAAGACTGGAATTTCAGCGATCCATGCAACAACGTCCCAACCGTGGAAACCCCACATACCGATCAGTACAACAACACTGTCGTTTGCAACTGCTCTTTCCCTGCCAATCGATGCCACATCCATGGCAT TTTTCTCATGGGACAGGATCTGGATGGTGTGCTTCCACCATCACTGTCGAAGTTACCTTACCTCAGACAAGT CAATTTGGGCAAGAACATCCTCAGTGGTTCTATACCACCCGAGTGGGTTTCTATGAAATTGGAATTTCT GGTCCTCAGTGTGAACAATTTGTCTGGACCTATTCCTGCCTACTTGGGAAACATCACCTCTCTCAGAGCTTT GGGCCTGGAGAGCAACTTGTTTTCTGGAAGTGTTCCCCCTGAGTTTGGAAATTTGGTTAACTTGGAGACTCT CTTTCTTAATGCTAACAATCTCACTGGAGGGTTGCCTGTGACTTTCTCGAATCTGACTAAATTACGGACCCT AAGGATTAGCAGTAATAACTTCAATGGAAAAATACCTGACTTTTTCCACAAGTTTAAACTGCTTCAGGCCCT AGAGATGCAAGCAAGTGGTTTGGAAGGGCCAATTCCTTCTAGCCTTTCTGGCCTGGATAAGTTAACAGAACT AAGGATTAGTGACTTAAATAGTGGGATTTCAGAATTTCCAGACATAAAAAACATGAAAGGCTTGGAGAAGTT GATATTGAGGAGCTGTAACATAAGAGGAAGAATTCCTGAATATATAGCTAACTTGACAAACCTAGAAATTTT AGATCTTAGCTTTAACAGATTGGAAGGAACCATTCCCAATTTTGGAGATGTATTTGGATTGACTAAAAT ATATCTGACGAGTAACAAGCTTACTGGACTTACTCCAGAGTGGATGATCAAAGAAAGAGATAACCGCTA TCAAATAGATCTTTCTTACAATAATTTCTCTAAGAACTCTTTGCAACCACCTACTTGTCGAGACTCCTT GAATCTGTACAGAAGCTTTTCCATACAGAATAAATC AATACTCAGTGAGTGCCTGAATCCATGTTCAAAAG ACAAATATTCTTTGCATATAAATTGTGGTGGAAAACAAATCATTATTGGAAACATCAAGTATGAAGGGGATGAAGATGCAGGAGCTCCAGCAGAGTTGTTTTACAACAACTCGGCCAGTTGGGGTTTTAGTAACACAGGTCACTTTTGGGATATATCGAGTGGCCGTTACCAGTATATAACGACAAATGTGTCCATACTGAGAATGAACAATTCTGAATTGTACACAACCGCACgcctctctcctctttctctgaCATATTTTGCTCGTTGCTTAGCGAATGGAAATTATACAGTGAAACTTCACTTTGCAGAGATAGTATTCAGAGACAACATATCTTATTATAGTGTTGGAAGAAGAATGTTTGATGTTTATATTCAG GGGAAATTGGAgttgaaagattttaatattgaAGAGGAAGCACATGGAGTTGATAAGGAAGTGATAGTTAAGCGGAAAGCTGTTGTTAATGATAAGACTTTAGAGATCCGTTTCCAATGGACTGGGAAAGGTACAACAGGTGCTCCAGTAAGAGGAATATATGGTTCTCTTATATCAGCTATCTCAGTGGAGGCTG ATTTCAAACGTCCAGCtgaaagcaaaggaaaaatatacATTGTGGTTGGAGTTGCTTTAGCATTTTGCTTGGTTGCTTTTATAACTTTAAGCATTCTTTGGTGGAGAGGTTGTTTCGGAGGCAGGGAATCAAGAGAACAAG TTCTGAGAGGATTAGATTTGAAAACTGGTGTCTTTACATTCAAACAAATTAAAGCTGCAACTAACAACTTTGATTCTGGAAATAAGCTCGGTGAAGGCGGATTTGGATCTGTTTACAAG GGTGTATTATTAGATGGTACGTGTATTGCAGTTAAGTACCTTTCTGCAAGATCAAAGCAAGGGAATCGTGAATTTCTGAATGAATTAGGCATGATTTCTGCTTTAGAACATCCAAATCTTGTCAAATTGCATGGATGTTGTGTTGAAGGAAAGCAATTGGTGTTGGTGTATGAATACATGGATAACAACAGCCTTGCACATTCCTTGTTTG GTCAAGAGGAAGGAGGTCAATTGAAATTGGACTGGCCTACAAGGCAGAAAATATGTGTTGGCATTGCCAAAGGGTTAACTTTCCTGCATGAGGAATCGGCATTGAAAATTGTTCATAGAGACATTAAAGCTTCAAATATATTGCTTGATAGGGACCTCAACCCTAAGATTTCTGACTTTGGTCTAGCCAAACTGGATGAAGAGGAGAACACCCACATCACCACCAGAGTTGCCGGAACCAT AGGATACATGGCACCAGAGTATGCATTATGGGGTTATTTAACGGATAAAGCAGATGTCTACAGTTTCGGGGTTGTTGCATTGGAACTTGTGACTGGTAAAAGCAACATGAAATTTCATCCATCCGAGAATTATGTGTGCCTTCTAGATTGG GCCCTTGTTTCACAACAGAAGGGAAATTTAATGGAGCTGGTGGATCCAAGATTTGGATCAGAGTTCAATAAGGAAGAAGCTATTAGAATGattaaaattgctttattatgCCACAATCCATCCCCAGCACTTCGACCAACCATGTCTACTGTAGTGCGCATGCTTGAAGGCCGAACTCCCGTTCATGAATTGATCATGGATCCAAGTATTTATGGTGATAAATTGAGGTTTGAAGCCTTGA
- the LOC107427412 gene encoding probable LRR receptor-like serine/threonine-protein kinase At1g07650 isoform X3 has product MAAITSSSSHVTGFINGPMFFLKLALMLLLLLQLQPKITSTAQAAGVQLLPENEVKALREIGRKLNKKDWNFSDPCNNVPTVETPHTDQYNNTVVCNCSFPANRCHIHGIFLMGQDLDGVLPPSLSKLPYLRQVNLGKNILSGSIPPEWVSMKLEFLVLSVNNLSGPIPAYLGNITSLRALGLESNLFSGSVPPEFGNLVNLETLFLNANNLTGGLPVTFSNLTKLRTLRISSNNFNGKIPDFFHKFKLLQALRISDLNSGISEFPDIKNMKGLEKLILRSCNIRGRIPEYIANLTNLEILDLSFNRLEGTIPNFGDVFGLTKIYLTSNKLTGLTPEWMIKERDNRYQIDLSYNNFSKNSLQPPTCRDSLNLYRSFSIQNKSILSECLNPCSKDKYSLHINCGGKQIIIGNIKYEGDEDAGAPAELFYNNSASWGFSNTGHFWDISSGRYQYITTNVSILRMNNSELYTTARLSPLSLTYFARCLANGNYTVKLHFAEIVFRDNISYYSVGRRMFDVYIQGKLELKDFNIEEEAHGVDKEVIVKRKAVVNDKTLEIRFQWTGKGTTGAPVRGIYGSLISAISVEADFKRPAESKGKIYIVVGVALAFCLVAFITLSILWWRGCFGGRESREQVLRGLDLKTGVFTFKQIKAATNNFDSGNKLGEGGFGSVYKGVLLDGTCIAVKYLSARSKQGNREFLNELGMISALEHPNLVKLHGCCVEGKQLVLVYEYMDNNSLAHSLFGQEEGGQLKLDWPTRQKICVGIAKGLTFLHEESALKIVHRDIKASNILLDRDLNPKISDFGLAKLDEEENTHITTRVAGTIGYMAPEYALWGYLTDKADVYSFGVVALELVTGKSNMKFHPSENYVCLLDWALVSQQKGNLMELVDPRFGSEFNKEEAIRMIKIALLCHNPSPALRPTMSTVVRMLEGRTPVHELIMDPSIYGDKLRFEALRNQFNSFTTESTSEF; this is encoded by the exons ATGGCTGCAATTACAAGCAGTAGTAGTCATGTTACTGGTTTCATCAATGGACCCATGTTCTTCCTCAAACTTGCTCTTATGTTGCTTCTGCTCCTCCAGCTGCAGCCAAAAATCACATCCACAGCTCAAGCTGCTGGGGTTCAACTTCTTCCAGAGAATGAAG TGAAAGCCTTGCGTGAAATAGGAAGAAAGCTGAATAAAAAAGACTGGAATTTCAGCGATCCATGCAACAACGTCCCAACCGTGGAAACCCCACATACCGATCAGTACAACAACACTGTCGTTTGCAACTGCTCTTTCCCTGCCAATCGATGCCACATCCATGGCAT TTTTCTCATGGGACAGGATCTGGATGGTGTGCTTCCACCATCACTGTCGAAGTTACCTTACCTCAGACAAGT CAATTTGGGCAAGAACATCCTCAGTGGTTCTATACCACCCGAGTGGGTTTCTATGAAATTGGAATTTCT GGTCCTCAGTGTGAACAATTTGTCTGGACCTATTCCTGCCTACTTGGGAAACATCACCTCTCTCAGAGCTTT GGGCCTGGAGAGCAACTTGTTTTCTGGAAGTGTTCCCCCTGAGTTTGGAAATTTGGTTAACTTGGAGACTCT CTTTCTTAATGCTAACAATCTCACTGGAGGGTTGCCTGTGACTTTCTCGAATCTGACTAAATTACGGACCCT AAGGATTAGCAGTAATAACTTCAATGGAAAAATACCTGACTTTTTCCACAAGTTTAAACTGCTTCAGGCCCT AAGGATTAGTGACTTAAATAGTGGGATTTCAGAATTTCCAGACATAAAAAACATGAAAGGCTTGGAGAAGTT GATATTGAGGAGCTGTAACATAAGAGGAAGAATTCCTGAATATATAGCTAACTTGACAAACCTAGAAATTTT AGATCTTAGCTTTAACAGATTGGAAGGAACCATTCCCAATTTTGGAGATGTATTTGGATTGACTAAAAT ATATCTGACGAGTAACAAGCTTACTGGACTTACTCCAGAGTGGATGATCAAAGAAAGAGATAACCGCTA TCAAATAGATCTTTCTTACAATAATTTCTCTAAGAACTCTTTGCAACCACCTACTTGTCGAGACTCCTT GAATCTGTACAGAAGCTTTTCCATACAGAATAAATC AATACTCAGTGAGTGCCTGAATCCATGTTCAAAAG ACAAATATTCTTTGCATATAAATTGTGGTGGAAAACAAATCATTATTGGAAACATCAAGTATGAAGGGGATGAAGATGCAGGAGCTCCAGCAGAGTTGTTTTACAACAACTCGGCCAGTTGGGGTTTTAGTAACACAGGTCACTTTTGGGATATATCGAGTGGCCGTTACCAGTATATAACGACAAATGTGTCCATACTGAGAATGAACAATTCTGAATTGTACACAACCGCACgcctctctcctctttctctgaCATATTTTGCTCGTTGCTTAGCGAATGGAAATTATACAGTGAAACTTCACTTTGCAGAGATAGTATTCAGAGACAACATATCTTATTATAGTGTTGGAAGAAGAATGTTTGATGTTTATATTCAG GGGAAATTGGAgttgaaagattttaatattgaAGAGGAAGCACATGGAGTTGATAAGGAAGTGATAGTTAAGCGGAAAGCTGTTGTTAATGATAAGACTTTAGAGATCCGTTTCCAATGGACTGGGAAAGGTACAACAGGTGCTCCAGTAAGAGGAATATATGGTTCTCTTATATCAGCTATCTCAGTGGAGGCTG ATTTCAAACGTCCAGCtgaaagcaaaggaaaaatatacATTGTGGTTGGAGTTGCTTTAGCATTTTGCTTGGTTGCTTTTATAACTTTAAGCATTCTTTGGTGGAGAGGTTGTTTCGGAGGCAGGGAATCAAGAGAACAAG TTCTGAGAGGATTAGATTTGAAAACTGGTGTCTTTACATTCAAACAAATTAAAGCTGCAACTAACAACTTTGATTCTGGAAATAAGCTCGGTGAAGGCGGATTTGGATCTGTTTACAAG GGTGTATTATTAGATGGTACGTGTATTGCAGTTAAGTACCTTTCTGCAAGATCAAAGCAAGGGAATCGTGAATTTCTGAATGAATTAGGCATGATTTCTGCTTTAGAACATCCAAATCTTGTCAAATTGCATGGATGTTGTGTTGAAGGAAAGCAATTGGTGTTGGTGTATGAATACATGGATAACAACAGCCTTGCACATTCCTTGTTTG GTCAAGAGGAAGGAGGTCAATTGAAATTGGACTGGCCTACAAGGCAGAAAATATGTGTTGGCATTGCCAAAGGGTTAACTTTCCTGCATGAGGAATCGGCATTGAAAATTGTTCATAGAGACATTAAAGCTTCAAATATATTGCTTGATAGGGACCTCAACCCTAAGATTTCTGACTTTGGTCTAGCCAAACTGGATGAAGAGGAGAACACCCACATCACCACCAGAGTTGCCGGAACCAT AGGATACATGGCACCAGAGTATGCATTATGGGGTTATTTAACGGATAAAGCAGATGTCTACAGTTTCGGGGTTGTTGCATTGGAACTTGTGACTGGTAAAAGCAACATGAAATTTCATCCATCCGAGAATTATGTGTGCCTTCTAGATTGG GCCCTTGTTTCACAACAGAAGGGAAATTTAATGGAGCTGGTGGATCCAAGATTTGGATCAGAGTTCAATAAGGAAGAAGCTATTAGAATGattaaaattgctttattatgCCACAATCCATCCCCAGCACTTCGACCAACCATGTCTACTGTAGTGCGCATGCTTGAAGGCCGAACTCCCGTTCATGAATTGATCATGGATCCAAGTATTTATGGTGATAAATTGAGGTTTGAAGCCTTGA